From one Sparus aurata chromosome 16, fSpaAur1.1, whole genome shotgun sequence genomic stretch:
- the slc8a3 gene encoding sodium/calcium exchanger 3 isoform X3, producing the protein MVDMSLQKDVPDRKMTSDEEEARRIAEMGKPVLGEHSKLEVIIEESYEFKSTVDKLIKKTNLALVVGTNSWRDQFMEAITVSADEDEDDTGEERLPSCFDYVMHFLTVFWKVLFACVPPTDYLNGWACFVVSIIIIGLLTAVIGDLASHFGCTIGLKDSVTAVVFVALGTSVPDTFASKVSAVQDTYADASIGNVTGSNAVNVFLGIGVAWSVAAIYWHMQGKPFRVEAGSLAFSVTLFTIFAFLAISVLLYRRRAHIGGELGGPRGHRLATSAFFFGLWFLYILFSSLEAYCHIEGF; encoded by the exons ATGTACCAGACAGGAAGATGACATCAGACGAGGAGGAAGCCAGGCGGATCGCGGAGATGGGGAAACCGGTGCTGGGGGAACACTCCAAGCTGGAAGTCATTATTGAAGAATCGTACGAGTTTAAG AGCACAGTGGACAAGCTGATCAAAAAGACCAACCTGGCACTGGTGGTGGGAACAAACTCGTGGAGAGACCAGTTCATGGAGGCCATCACAGTCAGCGCAG ATGAGGACGAAGATGACACAGGGGAAGAACGGTTGCCGTCCTGTTTCGACTACGTCATGCACTTCCTCACCGTCTTCTGGAAGGTCCTGTTCGCCTGCGTTCCTCCCACGGACTACCTGAACGGCTGGGCCTGTTTCGTCgtctccatcatcatcatcggcCTGCTCACGGCCGTCATCGGGGACCTGGCGTCTCACTTCGGCTGCACCATCGGCCTCAAGGACTCGGTCACTGCCGTGGTGTTTGTGGCACTCGGCACATCCGTCCCAG ACACCTTTGCCAGTAAGGTATCAGCGGTCCAGGACACCTACGCGGACGCTTCTATCGGGAATGTGACCGGCAGCAACGCCGTCAACGTCTTCCTGGGGATCGGCGTGGCCTGGTCGGTGGCCGCCATCTACTGGCACATGCAGGGGAAGCCGTTCAGGGTGGAAGCCGGCTCGCTGGCCTTCTCCGTCACTCTCTTCACCATCTTCGCCTTCCTGGCCATCTCGGTGCTGCTTTACCGGCGCCGGGCCCACATCGGAGGAGAACTGGGCGGGCCCCGGGGACACAGACTGGCTACATCGGCCTTCTTTTTCGGGCTCTGGTTCCTGTACATCCTCTTCTCCAGTCTGGAGGCCTACTGTCATATAGAGGGCTTCTAA